Proteins encoded in a region of the Cheilinus undulatus linkage group 8, ASM1832078v1, whole genome shotgun sequence genome:
- the irgq2 gene encoding immunity-related GTPase family, q2: MADVFRGLNLLETLKESIDNNKLSEVKDTVEDLLISRINLAVLGDREVGKATLINSLCGLGPGDDGAAPSPSPVSPEELASYPNPKHPDFRLWDLPPVPLNSPFEPEGYIERVKFLRYNAVFMTFTQTPHPNAVKVFLEARSLQRQTVYFILLASDKDTEKSLEEQRKASVEALKSQDVAQPKIYLVRPSTLEKFDFPGLLEDIGRDLPEIRAHALLLALPTLTSTLVTQKKDAFKALVWAAASLSGGVSAIPVPFVASMVDSSVAMRILTKAQLSLCLDNESVERLARQRGIEPSRLKGLRTCELSVEVTKGEVKKRLAAAEKELATISSKFVQMAMPRHARSVSRSFAAMLQALNGAIDEMAGDAEKIVAAALGEEK; this comes from the coding sequence ATGGCGGATGTTTTCAGAGGCCTGAACCTCCTTGAGACCCTAAAAGAGTCCATAGATAACAATAAGTTATCAGAGGTTAAGGACACAGTGGAAGATCTCCTGATCAGCAGAATCAACTTAGCTGTTTTGGGAGACCGTGAGGTTGGAAAAGCCACCCTCATAAACTCCCTCTGTGGCCTTGGTCCTGGGGACGATGGAGCCGCACCGTCTCCATCCCCCGTTTCCCCAGAAGAACTGGCAAGCTACCCCAACCCTAAACACCCTGATTTCCGTTTGTGGGATCTTCCTCCTGTTCCTTTAAATTCCCCGTTTGAACCTGAGGGATACATAGAGAGAGTCAAGTTCCTCCGTTACAACGCTGTCTTCATGACTTTTACACAGACGCCCCATCCCAATGCTGTGAAGGTGTTTCTGGAGGCCCGTTCATTACAGCGACAGACTGTGTATTTTATTCTCCTAGCTTCAgataaagacacagaaaaaagcctagaagaacaaagaaaggCCAGCGTGGAGGCGTTGAAATCACAGGATGTGGCTCAGCCTAAAATCTACCTGGTGAGACCCTCAACTCTGGAGAAATTTGACTTTCCCGGCCTGCTGGAGGACATAGGAAGAGACCTCCCTGAGATCCGAGCCCACGCCCTTCTCTTGGCTCTCCCAACACTCACCTCCACGCTTGTCACTCAGAAAAAGGACGCATTCAAAGCCCTTGTATGGGCAGCTGCGTCGTTATCAGGTGGGGTTTCAGCTATCCCTGTTCCCTTTGTGGCCTCCATGGTGGACTCGAGTGTAGCAATGCGGATTCTGACTAAAGCACAATTATCTCTGTGCCTGGACAATGAATCAGTCGAGCGTTTGGCCCGACAGCGAGGTATAGAACCCTCACGACTCAAGGGGCTGCGGACTTGCGAACTGTCAGTGGAAGTCACAAAAGGTGAAGTGAAGAAGCGTctagcagcagcagagaaggaGTTGGCGACAATTTCTTCAAAGTTTGTACAGATGGCGATGCCGAGACATGCCCGTTCTGTCAGCCGCTCCTTCGCTGCTATGCTGCAAGCTTTAAATGGCGCCATCGATGAAATGGCGGGGGATGCTGAGAAGATAGTAGCTGCTGCTCTTGGGGAGGAGAAGTGA